The sequence below is a genomic window from Citricoccus muralis.
CAGACCGCGTCGGCGCTCACCCGTGTCGCCCGCGAATTCGTCGAAGACCTGGTGGAAGACGGAGTCGTCTACGCCGAAATCCGCTGGGCTCCCGAACAGCACACCGAAGCCGGGCTCAGCCTAGACGAGGCCGTGGAAGCGGTGCAGGCCGGACTCGACGCCGGCGTGGAAGAGGCCGCAGAGCGCGGTCACCGTATCCAGGTCGGCCAGCTGGTCACCGCCATGCGGCAGAACGACCGCTCGCAGGAAATCGCCGAACTGGCTGTGCGGCATCGCGACCGAGGCGTGGTCGGCTTCGACATCGCCGGACCGGAATCCGGGTTCCCGCCCTCGCGCTTCGCCGAGGCCTTCACTTGGCTGGCCGAACAGGGCTTCCCGGTGACCGTGCACGCCGGGGAATCCGAGGGCCTGGACTCCATCCGTGACGCGCTGGTGAACGGGCGCGCTCTGCGCCTGGGCCATGGGGTGCGCATCGCCGACGACCTCACCGTCACCGCCGCCGACGACGAGACCGGTGACGCCTCTGATCTCGTCGTCGACCTCGGCCACCTGGCCACCTGGGTGCTGGACCGGGAGATCCCCTTGGAAATCTGCCCATCCTCGAACCTGCAGACCGGCGCGGTGGCGGCCCCGGAAGACGACTCCACCCCGGTGCTGGAGCATCACCCCATCGACATGCTGGTGCAGTTGGGTTTCACCGTCACCGTGAACCCGGACAACCGCCTGGTCTCCGGGGTGTCACTGACCGATGAGCTGTACCTGCTCGCCGAAACCTACGACTACTCGCTGTCCGACCTGCTGCAGTTTCAGATCAATGCAGCCAAGGGGGCATTCCTGGATCACGACTCCCGCTACGAGTTGCTGGAGTACCTGCTGGATACCTGGTCCTCGGTCGCCGAGGCCGAGGCCAACCAACCCGGATCCACCGGACTGCGCCTGGTCGACATGGATTTCGACGAGGCCGAGGAAGCCGACGAACGAGCATGAGCGAGACCCCCGGTGCCGTTGACCACCTGATGTGGGTGACCCGGCAGTTGCGGCGGTGGTGCCCCTGGACCCGGGAACTCACCCACGCCCAGCTGGCCGAGTACCTCATCGAGGAGGCCCACGAAACGGTCGAGGCCATCGAGGCCCTGCCCGCAGTGGATGCGGCACCGGAGGTTCAGCGCACAGGCTACGACACGCTCCGCAAGGAGTTCGGTGACGTGCTGTTCCAAGTGGTGCTGCACTCCGCGGTCGCCGAAGAACTATCCGGGACCGAAGCCAGCGGGTTCACCCTGGACACCGTGGCCGAGGCGATCACCGAGAAAATGATCCGCCGTAACCCCCACGTCTTCACCCCCGAAGGTGAGCTGCTGGATGCATCCGAGCTCGGCGCGGTCACCATCGACGACGTCGAGAAGAACTGGGAGCGGATCAAAAAATCCGAACGGGCGGACCACCCGGAGGGCCGTGAAGGCGACCGTGCTGTCACCTCCGTCTTCGACCTACCGGCCGCGCTGCCTGCGCTCGCCGCTGCGGCCAAGGCCGTGGACCGGGCCGGGCGCCAGCCCGTTAATCCGTTACCTGCTCCACACGTCGGTCCACTGTCCGTGGACCTGACCGATGAAGAACAGCTCGGTGAAGACCTGTTTGCCCTCGTTCAGGCGGCGCGCGCTCGCGGTCTCGACCCGGAGCGCGCCCTGCGCGCGCACCTGCGGGGCCGACGCGAAAGCAGCTTCT
It includes:
- a CDS encoding MazG nucleotide pyrophosphohydrolase domain-containing protein encodes the protein MSETPGAVDHLMWVTRQLRRWCPWTRELTHAQLAEYLIEEAHETVEAIEALPAVDAAPEVQRTGYDTLRKEFGDVLFQVVLHSAVAEELSGTEASGFTLDTVAEAITEKMIRRNPHVFTPEGELLDASELGAVTIDDVEKNWERIKKSERADHPEGREGDRAVTSVFDLPAALPALAAAAKAVDRAGRQPVNPLPAPHVGPLSVDLTDEEQLGEDLFALVQAARARGLDPERALRAHLRGRRESSF
- a CDS encoding adenosine deaminase produces the protein MTQNSTETAFAPEPPTPLELDLAALPKVSLHDHLDGGLRPDTVAELAAEIGHALPVDPATESLAEWFAEAANAGTLEQYLETFAHTTAVMQTASALTRVAREFVEDLVEDGVVYAEIRWAPEQHTEAGLSLDEAVEAVQAGLDAGVEEAAERGHRIQVGQLVTAMRQNDRSQEIAELAVRHRDRGVVGFDIAGPESGFPPSRFAEAFTWLAEQGFPVTVHAGESEGLDSIRDALVNGRALRLGHGVRIADDLTVTAADDETGDASDLVVDLGHLATWVLDREIPLEICPSSNLQTGAVAAPEDDSTPVLEHHPIDMLVQLGFTVTVNPDNRLVSGVSLTDELYLLAETYDYSLSDLLQFQINAAKGAFLDHDSRYELLEYLLDTWSSVAEAEANQPGSTGLRLVDMDFDEAEEADERA